The following are from one region of the Gryllotalpicola protaetiae genome:
- a CDS encoding transglutaminaseTgpA domain-containing protein, whose translation MLDRRQSRLTGPLVATRGSWNVSLGLFLEVIACSIALVGLIQGGGWWFALVGTSALLLVLSAALRSVGVRAWAALIVDVVVFGLLIQLVYVPRQAVLGLIPTRESVHGIGLLFQEAAFAIQSQHTPAEPLPELIFFVVVFGGALTILLDLIAVVLRIPAVTAVVVGGVLIVPAILQPSGLSLIALGGAAAAWLVLLAADGRLRFGSRGASTVALSVGASATLIALIIAATAPGFVEQGRVAPAGPVSVGDTVNPLVDLGADLRRPTPVDVLQYTTASTTPEYLQLTTLDDIRGTDWAHTPGHITPLAGGTGITGTPGLTTDLGGSAHTVTTKISVQNLRTSWVPAPYPARKVAGLQAQSNFQDNDLTIFAPGGVLSGQHYTTTSLDLEPTPAQIASAASLGGEDLSAVRSDLELPRDVPSIITDTANEIAAGAASPNEFDIALAIQQYFQSSINDFTYSTDSPDTVDGASLAVIAKFLQVREGYCVHFASAMAVLARVLGIPSRIAIGYLPGTPVGAKGKQVTYQVDSSDLHAWPQLYFPGVGWLNFEPTVSRGAAPSYTLATTPDGSPTSSPQQTTSASAAPTPTLSPRALPNEQAATSTNAVAARNGVQLELGILILLAVLAAPGLARLIRRRGRLTRLREEGALPDVAWAEIRDTAQDLGFAASPTETPRAFAERLRSDWHPDAAHRRDLDDILAQVELTEFGPPRPWGRYFELADKTVSVTAAMRASRHWTTRLIATVAPRSLLTAIGDRGRAAVRASTYDRRL comes from the coding sequence ATGCTTGACCGCCGCCAGAGCCGTCTCACCGGGCCGCTCGTCGCGACCCGGGGGTCGTGGAACGTCTCGCTGGGTCTGTTCCTCGAGGTGATCGCGTGCAGCATCGCGCTCGTCGGGCTGATCCAGGGCGGCGGCTGGTGGTTCGCGCTCGTCGGCACCTCCGCGCTGCTGCTCGTGCTCTCCGCTGCACTGCGCAGCGTCGGGGTGCGGGCGTGGGCTGCGCTGATCGTCGACGTCGTGGTGTTCGGCCTGCTGATCCAGCTCGTCTATGTGCCACGCCAGGCCGTTCTCGGGCTGATCCCCACTCGCGAGTCGGTCCACGGCATCGGGCTGCTCTTCCAGGAGGCGGCGTTCGCGATCCAGAGCCAGCACACGCCGGCCGAGCCGCTGCCCGAGCTGATCTTCTTCGTCGTCGTGTTCGGCGGGGCCCTGACGATCCTGCTCGATCTGATCGCGGTCGTGCTGCGCATCCCCGCGGTGACGGCCGTTGTGGTCGGCGGCGTGCTCATCGTCCCGGCGATCCTGCAGCCGAGCGGCCTCAGCCTGATCGCCCTCGGCGGCGCCGCCGCCGCCTGGCTCGTCCTGCTGGCCGCAGACGGGCGCCTGCGCTTCGGGTCTCGCGGCGCGTCGACGGTGGCGCTCTCGGTCGGGGCGTCCGCCACCCTGATCGCGTTGATCATCGCAGCCACTGCGCCGGGCTTCGTCGAGCAGGGGCGCGTCGCACCGGCCGGCCCGGTGTCGGTCGGCGACACCGTCAACCCGCTCGTCGACCTCGGCGCCGACCTGCGGCGGCCGACCCCGGTCGACGTGCTGCAGTACACGACGGCCAGCACAACGCCCGAGTATCTGCAGCTGACCACACTCGACGACATCCGCGGCACCGACTGGGCGCACACGCCGGGGCACATCACCCCCCTGGCGGGTGGCACCGGGATCACCGGCACGCCGGGGCTCACCACCGACCTCGGCGGTTCGGCGCACACCGTCACGACGAAGATCAGCGTTCAGAACCTGCGCACCAGCTGGGTTCCCGCGCCCTACCCGGCCAGGAAGGTCGCCGGGCTGCAGGCGCAGAGCAACTTCCAGGACAACGATCTGACGATCTTCGCCCCCGGTGGCGTGCTGAGCGGACAGCACTACACGACGACGAGCCTCGACCTCGAGCCGACGCCCGCTCAGATCGCGTCTGCGGCGTCCCTCGGCGGCGAGGATCTGTCCGCGGTGCGGAGCGATCTCGAGCTGCCACGGGACGTCCCCTCGATCATCACCGACACCGCGAACGAGATCGCCGCGGGCGCCGCGTCGCCGAACGAGTTCGACATCGCGCTCGCGATCCAGCAGTACTTCCAGAGCTCGATCAACGACTTCACCTACTCGACGGACTCGCCCGACACGGTCGACGGTGCGAGCCTCGCCGTCATCGCGAAGTTCCTGCAGGTGCGCGAGGGGTACTGCGTGCACTTCGCCAGCGCGATGGCGGTGCTCGCCCGTGTGCTCGGCATCCCGAGCCGCATCGCGATCGGCTATCTGCCCGGCACGCCGGTCGGCGCCAAGGGGAAGCAGGTCACCTACCAGGTGGATTCCAGTGACCTGCACGCCTGGCCGCAGCTGTACTTCCCCGGCGTCGGCTGGCTGAACTTCGAGCCGACGGTGAGCCGCGGCGCCGCGCCGTCGTACACGCTGGCGACCACGCCGGACGGCTCGCCGACGAGCTCCCCGCAGCAGACCACCAGCGCGAGCGCCGCGCCGACGCCGACCCTCAGCCCCCGCGCTCTGCCGAACGAGCAGGCGGCGACGAGCACGAACGCCGTCGCGGCGCGCAACGGGGTGCAGCTCGAGCTCGGCATCCTGATTCTGCTGGCTGTCCTCGCCGCGCCGGGCCTCGCGCGCCTCATCCGCCGCCGCGGCCGCCTCACCAGACTGCGCGAGGAGGGTGCTCTGCCCGACGTCGCGTGGGCCGAGATCCGCGACACCGCGCAGGACCTCGGGTTCGCGGCGTCGCCGACCGAGACGCCGCGCGCGTTCGCCGAGCGGTTGCGCTCCGACTGGCATCCGGATGCCGCGCACCGGCGCGACCTCGACGACATCCTCGCCCAGGTCGAGCTCACCGAGTTCGGGCCGCCGCGTCCGTGGGGCCGTTACTTCGAGCTCGCGGACAAGACCGTCAGCGTCACCGCGGCGATGCGCGCGTCCCGCCACTGGACGACGCGGCTGATCGCGACGGTCGCCCCGCGCTCCCTGCTCACTGCCATCGGCGACCGCGGGCGGGCGGCGGTGCGCGCCTCGACGTATGATCGAAGGTTGTGA
- a CDS encoding DUF58 domain-containing protein: protein MAVQSRPMPTLRGWFVGACGVALLGSAGWFGRVDLLFAGLLLTIAPLAAMIAVALDRPWLTVIRTYSPGAVAAGEQVQVRLDVRNVSARATSAMWWVDELPAGFAGPSARMLASLAARGGAGGAHGADAVTLRYTARTRRRGAYLLGPLRVIRTDPFGLARGGYLVGDSKMLLVTPRVSLLGRSSADEARGEGTDPELVRHSIPSTDEVIPREYRPGDALRRVQWRATARLDRLMVRQEEQLSNPEAWLLLDTLREHAGDDLAFERAVELAASVASHLLGLGYLVGVHETGGRQLSGSYELPGGDQLLVGQLAGVEQTRGSGGDVTGRLAVALRAGRAAAPTFLLLVDGDPGLWAELAPLRRYASPAIAFLMTPAARTAREQLERSGWVCVDTDAKTDAATAWSLAMAAQLHASRRLAGARDA from the coding sequence ATGGCCGTGCAGTCCCGCCCGATGCCGACACTGCGCGGCTGGTTCGTCGGCGCGTGCGGGGTCGCGCTGCTGGGCTCTGCGGGCTGGTTCGGCCGCGTCGACCTGCTGTTCGCCGGGTTGTTGCTCACGATCGCGCCGCTCGCGGCGATGATCGCGGTCGCCCTCGATCGCCCGTGGCTCACGGTGATCCGCACCTACTCGCCTGGCGCAGTGGCGGCGGGGGAGCAGGTGCAGGTCCGGCTCGACGTGCGCAACGTCTCTGCGCGCGCGACGTCTGCGATGTGGTGGGTCGACGAGCTTCCTGCGGGCTTCGCCGGGCCGTCCGCGCGCATGCTGGCCTCGCTCGCCGCCCGAGGCGGCGCAGGGGGTGCGCACGGCGCCGATGCCGTCACCCTGCGCTACACCGCTCGCACCCGCCGGCGCGGCGCCTACCTGCTCGGCCCGCTGCGCGTGATCCGCACCGACCCGTTCGGGCTCGCCCGCGGCGGCTACCTCGTCGGCGATTCGAAGATGCTGCTCGTGACGCCCCGCGTCAGCCTGCTGGGCCGGAGCAGCGCCGACGAGGCTCGCGGCGAGGGCACCGACCCCGAGCTCGTGCGGCACTCGATCCCGAGCACCGATGAGGTGATTCCGCGCGAGTACCGACCGGGCGACGCTCTGCGGCGCGTGCAGTGGCGCGCCACCGCCCGGCTCGATCGCCTGATGGTCCGGCAGGAGGAGCAGCTCAGCAACCCCGAGGCGTGGCTGCTGCTCGACACGCTCCGCGAGCATGCGGGCGACGACCTCGCCTTCGAGCGGGCGGTCGAGCTCGCGGCATCCGTCGCCTCGCACCTGCTCGGCCTCGGCTATCTCGTCGGCGTGCACGAGACCGGCGGCCGGCAGCTGAGCGGAAGCTATGAGCTGCCGGGCGGCGACCAGCTGCTCGTCGGCCAGCTCGCGGGTGTCGAGCAGACGCGCGGCAGCGGCGGCGATGTGACGGGCCGGCTCGCCGTGGCGCTTCGGGCAGGCCGTGCAGCGGCCCCGACGTTCCTTCTCCTGGTCGACGGCGACCCCGGGCTCTGGGCAGAGCTCGCCCCGCTGCGCCGCTACGCGTCTCCGGCGATCGCGTTCCTCATGACGCCGGCGGCGCGCACTGCGCGCGAGCAGCTCGAGCGTTCCGGCTGGGTGTGCGTCGACACCGATGCGAAGACGGATGCCGCGACCGCGTGGTCGCTCGCCATGGCGGCGCAGCTGCACGCGTCGCGCCGACTCGCGGGGGCGCGCGATGCTTGA